A window of the Acidithiobacillus thiooxidans ATCC 19377 genome harbors these coding sequences:
- the kch gene encoding voltage-gated potassium channel protein — MSEKFSHTPHPWHILRPSWRNRWRGRAERWARRLQLDRWYPHTPIAAAVGFLGLFNILPAIGQLLGLSYVGSLADMSSGFVLDAFRGLPQGAAGIILLIMSLGLLFRSRFAWAIVLTIASAVLAVGIYRHPQHISALLYYNAVLVFFLWIFRGRFNHSSLATGTLFALVGAIMVIGYGVFGAYILGDGFKPHIHSLTGALYFSIVTMSTVGYGDVLPVSNEARLFVVSLIVLGITVFATSLSAIIVPAINNRLQSALQGEKRRMTLKNHYIIAGDTPLARNSYRELKSRNLPVIVIMGHQPDDSIYQADDLIIGDSSDTDILRSAGAEQALAVLALRADDSENAFVVLAVKEMEGSAKTVAAVNDSKNLGRVRRVQPDMIIAPQVLGGELLAMALNGEQLDNNAVMKMFRFSTGATPSKG; from the coding sequence ATGTCGGAAAAGTTCAGTCACACGCCTCATCCCTGGCATATTTTACGCCCGAGCTGGCGTAACCGCTGGCGAGGACGGGCTGAGCGCTGGGCAAGACGCCTGCAGCTTGACCGCTGGTATCCACATACACCCATTGCTGCAGCGGTAGGTTTTCTGGGGCTTTTCAACATTCTTCCGGCCATCGGACAATTGCTGGGACTGAGCTACGTCGGCAGCCTTGCCGACATGTCCAGCGGCTTTGTGCTGGATGCCTTTCGTGGCCTTCCGCAGGGTGCTGCAGGCATCATTCTGCTGATCATGTCGCTGGGTCTGTTATTTCGTTCGCGTTTCGCCTGGGCCATTGTTCTGACTATTGCATCAGCGGTTCTTGCCGTTGGTATTTACCGCCATCCCCAACATATTTCAGCATTGCTTTACTACAATGCGGTTCTGGTGTTTTTTTTATGGATTTTCCGGGGTCGTTTTAATCACAGCAGTCTCGCCACCGGCACCCTGTTTGCACTGGTAGGCGCCATTATGGTTATAGGTTATGGGGTGTTCGGTGCGTATATTCTGGGTGACGGCTTCAAACCGCATATTCATAGCCTGACGGGGGCACTTTATTTTTCCATAGTGACCATGTCTACCGTCGGTTATGGCGATGTTCTGCCCGTTTCCAACGAGGCCAGACTTTTTGTGGTATCTTTGATTGTGCTGGGAATCACCGTATTTGCCACTTCGTTATCGGCCATTATTGTTCCGGCAATCAATAACCGACTGCAATCGGCGCTACAAGGGGAAAAACGCCGCATGACTCTGAAAAATCATTACATCATCGCGGGAGATACGCCGCTGGCGCGCAATAGTTATCGCGAACTAAAAAGTCGCAATTTACCCGTTATCGTGATCATGGGACACCAACCCGATGACTCCATTTATCAGGCGGATGATTTGATTATCGGGGACTCCAGTGACACCGATATATTACGCAGTGCCGGTGCCGAGCAGGCTCTGGCGGTTCTCGCCCTGCGCGCAGATGATTCAGAAAACGCCTTCGTGGTGCTGGCGGTCAAAGAAATGGAAGGCTCTGCCAAAACCGTTGCCGCAGTCAACGACAGTAAAAATCTTGGCCGGGTGCGCAGGGTCCAGCCGGATATGATCATCGCTCCCCAGGTACTGGGTGGTGAGCTGCTTGCCATGGCACTCAATGGCGAGCAACTGGATAACAACGCCGTCATGAAAATGTTCCGTTTCAGTACTGGCGCCACGCCCAGCAAGGGTTAG
- a CDS encoding TIGR00730 family Rossman fold protein: MRAHLEEEKLRDGGEGRLTREAWKIFQIMAEFVRGYEKLVDVDPCVSIFGSARLGPDNPWYLKTEEIAEKLSNAGFSVLSGGGPGIMEAANKGAFHGTGYSIGLNIELPHEQHSNPYQDIAISFEHFYSRKVMFMKYAVAYVVMPGGFGTLDELAECLTLVQTGKTRRMPIILVGSDFWNGLIVWWQEAMLGLGTINPEDLHLITVIDDPDEVVSAIFNHYEKRGFAPSAAETEALLNL, encoded by the coding sequence ATGCGGGCGCATCTTGAGGAAGAAAAACTACGGGACGGGGGAGAAGGACGACTCACCCGCGAGGCCTGGAAAATCTTCCAGATCATGGCGGAATTTGTGCGCGGCTATGAAAAACTGGTGGACGTGGATCCCTGCGTCAGCATTTTCGGTTCCGCCCGCCTGGGTCCCGACAATCCCTGGTATCTGAAAACCGAGGAAATTGCTGAAAAACTCTCCAATGCGGGCTTTTCGGTTTTGAGTGGCGGCGGCCCCGGCATCATGGAAGCGGCCAACAAGGGGGCTTTCCACGGCACCGGCTACAGCATCGGGCTGAATATTGAGCTTCCCCATGAGCAGCACAGCAATCCTTATCAGGACATTGCCATTTCCTTTGAGCATTTTTATTCCCGCAAGGTCATGTTCATGAAATATGCGGTCGCCTATGTCGTCATGCCCGGCGGCTTCGGGACATTGGACGAGCTGGCAGAGTGTCTGACCCTGGTGCAAACCGGCAAAACCCGGCGCATGCCCATTATTCTGGTAGGCTCGGATTTCTGGAACGGGCTGATTGTCTGGTGGCAGGAGGCCATGCTCGGCCTTGGCACTATCAACCCTGAAGATCTGCATCTGATTACCGTCATTGATGATCCTGACGAAGTCGTATCGGCTATATTTAATCATTATGAAAAGCGCGGTTTTGCCCCATCGGCCGCCGAAACAGAAGCCCTTCTCAACCTTTAG
- a CDS encoding homoserine kinase, which yields MSVYTNVSDQELAQFLEDYDLGKAISLTGISAGVENSNYFLDTDQGRFVLTLFERLSAAKIPYFLDLTDWLSTHGIPCPRPMHARSGKSLNSLCGKPAAIVQCLQGRSIEGRAPTLTEIRALGQLLGQMHLAGEDFPQRQPNPAGLAWMQETARHLVPHLDPADNQIIADELAYQSHIQREKLPGGVIHADLFPDNVLFAEQQISGTIDFYYAGDDAWLYDLAVVANSWCARPDGQLDPSLSVALWEAYVATRPLRDDEAPLWFAMLRIAALRFWLLRLDAVHFRRPGAITFCKDPEEYHRILLQRRQGL from the coding sequence ATGTCTGTTTACACCAATGTCTCCGATCAGGAGCTCGCGCAATTTCTGGAAGACTATGATCTGGGAAAAGCGATCTCCCTGACCGGCATTTCTGCGGGCGTCGAAAATAGTAATTATTTTCTGGATACGGACCAGGGCCGTTTTGTGCTGACCCTGTTTGAGCGCCTTTCCGCCGCCAAAATTCCCTATTTTCTGGATCTTACCGACTGGTTGAGCACCCATGGCATTCCCTGTCCGCGCCCTATGCACGCCCGTAGCGGGAAAAGCCTGAATAGCTTATGTGGCAAACCTGCCGCCATTGTGCAGTGCCTTCAGGGCCGGTCCATTGAAGGGCGAGCCCCCACGCTAACGGAAATTCGTGCTTTGGGGCAATTACTGGGGCAAATGCATCTGGCAGGCGAAGACTTTCCCCAGCGTCAACCCAACCCTGCGGGACTGGCCTGGATGCAGGAGACCGCCCGTCATCTGGTGCCGCATCTGGATCCTGCCGACAACCAGATAATTGCCGATGAACTGGCATATCAAAGTCACATTCAGCGGGAAAAACTACCGGGAGGAGTCATTCATGCAGATCTTTTCCCCGACAACGTGCTCTTCGCAGAACAACAGATTTCCGGCACCATCGACTTCTATTACGCAGGCGATGATGCCTGGCTTTATGATCTGGCGGTCGTCGCAAACAGCTGGTGCGCACGCCCTGACGGCCAGCTGGATCCTTCTCTCAGTGTGGCACTGTGGGAGGCTTATGTGGCGACCCGTCCGCTGCGGGATGACGAAGCCCCCCTGTGGTTTGCCATGCTCCGGATAGCCGCCTTGCGTTTCTGGCTGCTCCGGCTGGATGCGGTGCACTTCCGCCGCCCCGGCGCCATCACTTTCTGCAAGGATCCTGAAGAATATCACCGGATTTTGTTACAACGCCGTCAAGGGCTATAG
- a CDS encoding DUF2782 domain-containing protein, translated as MSTRIMITTMVAALALGVAATALADTDAALPNSAQQNIQKLHLPKLAPQKIGPNAEIKAPTGSKIEEYKVNGKVYMVKVIPPKPFPPYYLEDKGGTGRFTEVPQTAAEHLSVPQWIIFRW; from the coding sequence ATGTCTACTCGTATCATGATTACCACCATGGTTGCCGCCCTTGCGCTGGGTGTCGCCGCCACTGCCCTGGCAGATACGGATGCTGCACTACCCAATTCGGCACAACAAAACATCCAAAAACTGCATCTGCCCAAACTTGCCCCGCAAAAAATCGGTCCCAATGCCGAGATCAAGGCACCGACCGGATCCAAAATCGAGGAATACAAGGTCAACGGCAAGGTTTACATGGTCAAGGTCATTCCACCCAAACCCTTCCCGCCCTACTATCTGGAAGACAAGGGCGGCACCGGGCGTTTCACGGAAGTTCCGCAAACCGCTGCGGAGCACCTGAGTGTTCCGCAGTGGATTATATTTCGCTGGTGA
- the yihA gene encoding ribosome biogenesis GTP-binding protein YihA/YsxC: MTFRLPEPTDDDYALSMNHTNPTPFRFAPLRRASFRLSVTQAGQLPPDDGAEVAIAGRSNVGKSSTLNMLTERRALARVSRTPGRTQAINVFDLDPGQRLIDLPGYGYAKVPEALRRSWGPLLEQYLRRRSSLRALILVMDIRHPYGPHDADLIGFAAGCGRPVHVLLNKADKLSRGAALQEMARLRRMPELQGVAMQLFSAQTGQGLDELHQLIAGWLAPGEQKETPTSAGVNNEPSKGGEDS, translated from the coding sequence ATGACTTTCAGATTGCCAGAACCAACTGACGACGACTATGCTCTCAGCATGAACCATACCAACCCAACACCTTTCCGTTTCGCCCCGTTACGTCGGGCCAGCTTTCGCCTCAGCGTGACCCAGGCGGGACAACTCCCCCCGGATGATGGGGCCGAAGTGGCCATTGCCGGACGTTCCAACGTGGGCAAGTCCTCTACCCTCAACATGCTCACCGAACGCCGCGCGCTGGCACGCGTCAGTCGCACGCCCGGCCGTACTCAGGCCATCAACGTGTTTGATCTGGATCCTGGGCAACGCCTCATCGATCTACCCGGTTATGGGTATGCCAAAGTCCCTGAGGCCTTAAGGCGTTCCTGGGGTCCATTACTGGAACAATACCTGCGCCGACGCAGCAGTCTGCGCGCCCTGATTCTGGTCATGGACATTCGCCATCCCTATGGGCCGCATGATGCTGATCTGATTGGTTTTGCTGCGGGTTGTGGCCGCCCGGTCCACGTCCTTCTCAATAAGGCCGACAAACTCAGTCGCGGGGCGGCCTTGCAGGAAATGGCCCGATTGCGGCGGATGCCGGAATTACAGGGGGTTGCCATGCAACTGTTTTCGGCGCAAACCGGACAGGGTCTGGACGAATTGCATCAGTTGATTGCAGGCTGGCTGGCACCCGGCGAACAAAAAGAAACCCCGACTTCTGCCGGGGTTAATAACGAGCCCTCAAAGGGAGGGGAGGACTCATGA
- a CDS encoding ComEA family DNA-binding protein produces the protein MKIWMGMLLGVILSLFALPLWASVNINTADVAALDSLPGIGPAKAQAIVEYRKAHGSFKTLDDLARVHGIGSKLLERLRPSLALDGQTTALSSVAGCSSGKAASRKKPIPAGEERAIRQGSHGYILDGGPDSNAFHYRHFSLQESS, from the coding sequence ATGAAAATATGGATGGGTATGCTGCTGGGTGTGATTTTGTCCTTGTTTGCCCTGCCATTGTGGGCATCTGTCAACATCAATACCGCAGATGTTGCTGCACTGGATAGTTTGCCGGGTATTGGTCCCGCCAAGGCACAGGCTATTGTGGAATATCGCAAGGCGCACGGATCTTTCAAAACTCTCGATGATCTTGCCCGGGTGCATGGCATTGGCAGCAAGCTGCTGGAAAGATTGCGCCCCTCTCTGGCACTGGATGGTCAAACGACGGCTCTATCGTCCGTTGCGGGTTGTTCGTCCGGGAAAGCGGCTTCGCGAAAAAAACCGATACCAGCAGGAGAAGAACGGGCCATACGACAAGGCAGTCACGGGTATATTCTCGATGGTGGCCCCGACAGTAATGCCTTTCATTACCGGCATTTTTCCCTGCAGGAATCGTCCTGA
- the polA gene encoding DNA polymerase I, whose translation MPQDPRILVDASSFLYRAFHALPDLRAPDNLPTGAIFGVANMLRRLAKEYPSDEIIVVFDAPGGTFRDRLYPEYKAQRPAMPEDLRAQIPLLHEWIQATGLPLVLVPDVEADDVIGTLAGSAQAGQQVIIVTGDKDMAQLVNDQVTLLDTMKGVKTDVAGVWERYGVAPERIADLLALTGDKVDNIPGVPGAGPKTAAKWIQQYGSLDGVLAHADEIGGKIGEALRASLDYLPLSLDLTTIRRNLHLPEQSYQRVPENTQKLRSLALRLGFHAWLKEYPAEPGTENNTEVSVNESAAGGLMPIDRSRYRAITTPAALENLLQKLQQADLVALDTETTALDPLNADLVGISCAWQEGDQIEAVYIPVGHRDDSTQLVLDHVLATLRPWLENPQAAKLAQNAKYDWRVFWRYDIHPAGLCRDTLLESYILDSSQNNHDLDTLAQRHLQHQNITYEEVAGKGKAARNFADVPVSEALPYAAEDADVCWRIDAQLWPRFANEAGLQRVLMDIEMPLVLVLARMEQAGVRVDKEQLKTLSMELGRDMAACEAQAFKSAGQSFNLGSPKQIQEILFDKMQLPVLKKTPGGQPSTSEDVLAQLAVQADLPRLILEYRGMAKLKNTYADALPEMINPRTGRVHTHFQQAVAATGRLSSSAPNLQNIPVRTEQGRRIRQAFVAEDGFYLLSADYSQIELRIMAHLSRDARLLQAFAEGQDIHAATAAEVFNLAPEAVDSDARRAAKAINFGLIYGQTPYGLAQQLGIEQSAARAYMDRYFERYPGVLTYMEQTRVLARQQGYVETLFGRRLYVPEIRSSNAARRNYAERAAINAPMQGTAADLIKKAMIAVDAWLQETPARGRMILQVHDELILEVPESGLEAARAALKELMEGVADLAVPLLVGLGVGKHWDAAHG comes from the coding sequence ATGCCCCAAGACCCTCGTATTCTCGTTGACGCCTCCAGTTTCCTGTACCGGGCATTTCATGCCCTGCCGGACTTGCGCGCGCCGGATAATCTGCCTACCGGGGCGATATTCGGGGTGGCCAACATGCTGCGGCGCCTGGCGAAAGAATATCCCAGTGATGAAATCATTGTGGTTTTTGATGCTCCCGGAGGGACTTTTCGTGACCGGCTTTATCCGGAATACAAAGCCCAGCGTCCAGCTATGCCGGAGGATTTGCGCGCCCAGATTCCGCTCCTGCATGAATGGATTCAGGCAACCGGTCTGCCGCTGGTGCTGGTACCGGATGTGGAAGCCGATGATGTCATCGGGACGCTCGCGGGCTCGGCGCAGGCGGGCCAGCAGGTGATTATCGTGACGGGTGACAAGGATATGGCCCAGTTGGTCAATGATCAGGTCACCCTGCTGGATACCATGAAGGGCGTCAAAACCGACGTGGCCGGGGTATGGGAACGTTATGGCGTGGCCCCGGAACGTATCGCCGATTTACTGGCGCTTACGGGTGACAAGGTCGATAACATTCCAGGGGTGCCCGGAGCGGGGCCGAAAACAGCGGCCAAATGGATTCAGCAATATGGCAGTCTGGATGGCGTTCTGGCCCACGCCGATGAAATCGGTGGCAAAATAGGCGAGGCACTGCGGGCCTCTCTGGATTATCTGCCCCTCAGCCTGGATCTGACCACGATTCGCCGCAATCTCCATTTGCCGGAGCAATCTTATCAACGTGTTCCCGAAAACACCCAAAAATTGCGCAGCCTCGCCCTACGCCTGGGCTTTCATGCCTGGCTCAAGGAATATCCAGCCGAACCGGGTACCGAGAATAATACCGAGGTTTCGGTAAATGAAAGCGCTGCGGGGGGATTGATGCCCATTGATCGCAGCCGTTATCGGGCGATTACGACCCCCGCAGCACTGGAAAACCTGCTGCAAAAGCTGCAGCAGGCGGACTTGGTGGCACTGGACACGGAAACGACGGCATTGGACCCACTGAATGCTGATTTGGTGGGTATTTCCTGTGCCTGGCAGGAAGGCGATCAGATTGAAGCAGTGTATATTCCGGTAGGACATCGGGATGACAGTACACAGTTGGTGCTGGATCATGTTTTAGCCACGTTGCGCCCCTGGCTGGAAAATCCGCAGGCCGCCAAGCTGGCGCAAAATGCCAAGTATGACTGGCGGGTGTTCTGGCGTTACGACATTCATCCGGCAGGCTTGTGCCGGGATACCCTGCTGGAAAGTTACATCCTGGACAGCAGCCAGAATAACCACGATCTGGATACTCTGGCGCAGCGCCATCTGCAGCACCAGAACATTACCTACGAAGAAGTCGCGGGCAAAGGCAAAGCGGCACGCAATTTTGCCGACGTGCCCGTATCTGAGGCCTTACCCTATGCGGCTGAAGATGCGGACGTTTGTTGGCGGATTGATGCCCAACTGTGGCCACGTTTTGCCAATGAGGCGGGCCTGCAGCGCGTCCTGATGGACATTGAAATGCCGCTGGTGCTGGTGCTGGCGCGTATGGAACAGGCCGGTGTTCGGGTAGATAAGGAGCAGTTGAAGACCCTCAGCATGGAATTGGGCAGGGATATGGCCGCTTGTGAAGCCCAAGCTTTCAAGTCAGCCGGACAATCGTTTAATCTCGGCTCACCGAAACAAATCCAGGAAATTCTGTTTGATAAAATGCAGTTGCCGGTCCTGAAAAAAACGCCTGGTGGCCAGCCCTCTACCAGTGAGGATGTGTTGGCCCAGCTGGCGGTTCAGGCGGATCTCCCCCGACTGATTCTGGAATATCGGGGAATGGCCAAGCTGAAAAACACTTACGCAGATGCCCTGCCGGAAATGATCAACCCCCGGACAGGTCGGGTGCATACCCATTTTCAGCAGGCCGTGGCGGCCACCGGACGCTTGTCTTCCAGTGCGCCGAATTTGCAGAATATCCCGGTGCGTACCGAGCAGGGTCGGCGTATCCGGCAGGCATTTGTTGCCGAAGACGGATTTTATCTGCTGAGTGCCGATTACTCACAAATTGAATTGCGCATCATGGCCCACCTTTCCCGGGACGCCCGTCTTTTGCAGGCTTTTGCCGAGGGCCAGGATATTCATGCCGCGACGGCGGCCGAAGTGTTCAATTTGGCTCCGGAGGCGGTAGATAGTGATGCCCGGCGTGCAGCCAAAGCCATCAATTTCGGCTTGATATATGGCCAGACCCCCTATGGCCTCGCCCAGCAGTTAGGTATTGAGCAGAGCGCTGCCCGGGCTTACATGGATCGGTACTTCGAACGGTATCCAGGGGTGCTCACTTACATGGAGCAAACCCGTGTTCTGGCGCGCCAGCAGGGCTATGTGGAAACCCTGTTCGGACGCCGTCTGTATGTGCCTGAAATTCGCTCCAGTAATGCGGCGCGGCGCAATTACGCCGAGCGGGCTGCCATCAACGCGCCCATGCAGGGTACGGCGGCTGATCTGATCAAAAAAGCCATGATTGCTGTAGATGCCTGGTTGCAGGAAACCCCGGCCCGGGGTCGAATGATTTTGCAGGTACATGATGAGTTGATACTTGAGGTGCCCGAGAGTGGTCTTGAAGCTGCCCGTGCCGCCCTCAAGGAGCTTATGGAAGGCGTGGCGGATCTGGCAGTTCCCCTACTGGTGGGTCTCGGGGTGGGAAAGCATTGGGATGCTGCGCACGGCTAA